From the Streptomyces nigrescens genome, one window contains:
- a CDS encoding SGNH/GDSL hydrolase family protein, producing the protein MTITLRPGTTVMFTGDSITDSQRLESEDGLGFGYPLRVAGEWAFRHPDRPVTWLNSAIAGHKVRDLEPRWQADVLDARPDVVSILVGANDMGWHTLDPEGYVIPVEEFKAGYDRLLAPLAEAGTELILIEPFLLPIHGVVEAGAALVGEAERKEWRADLNPKIQAVRELADKYGAHLLPADGMFAELATTTGPEYWAEDGVHPTPAGHAALAAAWLRLVS; encoded by the coding sequence ATGACGATCACCCTCCGTCCGGGAACCACTGTGATGTTCACCGGCGATTCGATCACCGACAGCCAGCGGCTGGAGAGCGAAGACGGCCTCGGGTTCGGCTACCCGCTGCGCGTTGCGGGCGAGTGGGCCTTCCGGCACCCGGACCGGCCCGTGACCTGGCTGAACTCCGCGATCGCGGGCCACAAGGTGAGAGACCTCGAACCCCGGTGGCAGGCGGACGTGCTCGACGCTCGCCCGGACGTGGTGTCCATCCTCGTCGGGGCCAACGACATGGGCTGGCACACGCTGGACCCGGAGGGGTACGTGATCCCCGTGGAGGAGTTCAAAGCGGGTTATGACCGCCTGCTCGCGCCCCTCGCCGAGGCGGGTACGGAGCTGATCCTCATCGAGCCGTTCCTCCTGCCGATCCACGGCGTCGTCGAGGCCGGTGCCGCGCTCGTCGGGGAGGCAGAGCGAAAGGAATGGCGCGCCGACCTGAACCCGAAGATCCAGGCCGTGCGGGAACTCGCCGACAAGTACGGTGCCCATCTGCTCCCCGCCGACGGCATGTTCGCCGAACTCGCCACGACGACCGGACCGGAATACTGGGCCGAGGACGGCGTGCATCCGACGCCGGCCGGTCACGCCGCACTCGCGGCGGCCTGGCTGCGCCTGGTCTCGTGA
- a CDS encoding D-alanyl-D-alanine carboxypeptidase family protein, with translation MGSHARPNRIHRTGVRIAMVALVGAALPITSGGLAEAATSGAAHSADENGQQGSEATSTVAQKQGTQRQFQSVQAAPHAVKDKAADAQDAKDQAAPQINADHAFLLDARDGSQERELWGGAKADESVSMASTTKIMTAIVALKHPEWLNRQITVKQEYRDYVQKVGGSTADLQTGDTLTVEQLLYALLIPSGDDAAMALADNLGSGDTADARIADFVKQMNAEAQQLGLNGTHFDGFDGISHGNNHSTARDLARLGQRAMLQPVFADIVKNKQFKTEAPAANGRTRYYTWDNTNKLLSSYDGALGIKTGSGPEAGYSLVFAAKRDNRTLVGAILKDDQGRFDDATKMLDWGFAH, from the coding sequence ATGGGTTCCCACGCCCGCCCCAACCGAATACACCGCACCGGAGTCCGGATCGCGATGGTCGCACTCGTCGGTGCTGCCTTGCCGATCACTTCCGGCGGCCTCGCCGAGGCGGCCACCTCCGGCGCCGCGCACTCTGCAGACGAGAACGGCCAGCAGGGTAGCGAGGCCACCTCAACGGTCGCCCAGAAGCAGGGCACACAGCGGCAGTTCCAGTCTGTTCAGGCGGCACCGCACGCTGTCAAGGACAAGGCAGCCGATGCGCAGGATGCGAAGGACCAGGCCGCTCCCCAGATCAACGCCGACCACGCCTTCCTGCTGGACGCTCGCGACGGCAGCCAGGAGCGGGAGCTGTGGGGCGGGGCCAAGGCGGACGAGAGCGTGTCGATGGCCAGCACCACCAAGATCATGACGGCCATCGTGGCGCTCAAGCACCCGGAGTGGCTGAACCGGCAGATCACGGTGAAGCAGGAGTACCGGGACTACGTCCAGAAGGTCGGCGGCAGCACCGCCGACCTCCAGACCGGCGACACGCTGACCGTCGAGCAGCTGCTGTACGCCCTGCTGATCCCGTCCGGTGACGACGCCGCGATGGCCCTGGCTGACAACCTCGGCTCCGGGGACACCGCGGACGCGCGGATCGCCGACTTCGTGAAGCAGATGAACGCCGAGGCGCAACAACTGGGCCTGAACGGAACGCACTTCGACGGCTTCGACGGCATCTCGCACGGCAACAACCACAGCACCGCCCGCGACCTGGCCAGGCTCGGCCAGCGCGCCATGCTGCAGCCGGTGTTCGCCGACATCGTGAAGAACAAGCAGTTCAAGACCGAGGCCCCGGCGGCCAACGGCCGCACCCGGTACTACACCTGGGACAACACCAACAAGCTGCTGAGCAGCTACGACGGCGCCCTGGGCATCAAGACGGGCAGCGGCCCGGAGGCCGGCTACTCCCTCGTCTTCGCCGCCAAGCGGGACAACCGCACCCTGGTCGGCGCAATCCTCAAGGACGACCAGGGCCGCTTCGACGACGCCACCAAGATGCTCGACTGGGGCTTCGCCCACTGA
- a CDS encoding vitamin K epoxide reductase family protein has product MTTTELDDVTADDDRVSGTGTIGSGRGFALLLVITGALGILASWIITLDKIELLKNPNHKPACTFNPIISCTNVMQSKQADVFGFPNPMAGLVGFGVVVAIGMALLAGARFRRWYWAGLNIGTGLAAVFCMWLMVQSLYHINSLCLWCTLTWCVTILMFWCTTVHNLKHGIIPAPAGLRRVVLEFHWVLPVLWYGVIALLILTRWWTSFWSTLL; this is encoded by the coding sequence ATGACGACGACAGAGCTTGACGACGTGACCGCCGACGACGACCGCGTGAGCGGTACGGGCACCATCGGCTCGGGTCGCGGCTTCGCGTTGCTCCTGGTGATCACCGGCGCGCTGGGCATCCTCGCGTCCTGGATCATCACCCTGGACAAGATCGAGCTGCTGAAGAACCCGAACCACAAGCCGGCCTGCACCTTCAACCCGATCATCTCCTGCACCAACGTCATGCAGAGCAAGCAGGCGGACGTCTTCGGCTTCCCGAACCCGATGGCCGGGCTGGTCGGCTTCGGCGTGGTCGTCGCGATCGGCATGGCCCTGCTGGCGGGCGCCCGCTTCCGCCGCTGGTACTGGGCCGGGCTGAACATCGGCACCGGGCTCGCCGCGGTCTTCTGCATGTGGCTGATGGTCCAGTCGCTGTACCACATCAACTCGCTGTGCCTGTGGTGCACGCTGACCTGGTGCGTCACCATCCTGATGTTCTGGTGCACCACCGTGCACAACCTCAAGCACGGCATCATCCCGGCCCCCGCGGGGCTGCGCCGGGTGGTGCTGGAGTTCCACTGGGTCCTCCCGGTGCTCTGGTACGGCGTGATCGCGCTGCTGATCCTCACCCGGTGGTGGACATCGTTCTGGAGCACCCTGCTCTAG
- a CDS encoding response regulator, with protein MTAHRAPVRILVCDDHAVVRAGLLALLDSAPDIEVVGEAGTGEEALALAAKLTPDVVLMDLQLGEGIDGVETTRRLTSVPGASLHVLVLTTYDTDADITRAIEAGATGYLLKAERPDELFAAIHSAAEGRTALSPPVASRVMANLRRPRPTLTDRERDILAQLARGIGNRDIARALHISEATVKTHLRRIYDKLGVDTRAGAVAVAKERRLVP; from the coding sequence ATGACCGCCCACCGCGCTCCCGTGCGCATCCTGGTCTGCGATGATCACGCCGTGGTACGGGCCGGGCTGCTCGCCCTGCTCGACAGCGCCCCGGACATCGAGGTCGTCGGGGAGGCAGGCACCGGCGAGGAGGCGCTCGCGCTGGCCGCGAAGCTCACCCCGGACGTGGTGCTGATGGATCTGCAACTGGGCGAGGGCATCGACGGCGTGGAGACCACCCGCCGCCTCACCTCCGTCCCCGGAGCCTCCCTCCACGTCCTGGTGCTCACCACCTACGACACGGACGCCGACATCACCCGCGCCATCGAGGCGGGCGCCACGGGCTATCTGCTCAAAGCTGAGCGCCCCGATGAGCTCTTCGCCGCGATCCACTCCGCCGCCGAGGGACGTACCGCCCTGTCCCCGCCGGTCGCCAGCCGCGTCATGGCCAATCTGCGCCGGCCCCGGCCCACCCTCACCGACCGCGAACGCGACATCCTGGCCCAGCTCGCCCGTGGCATCGGCAACCGGGACATCGCCCGCGCCCTCCACATCAGCGAGGCCACGGTCAAGACCCACCTGCGCCGCATCTACGACAAGCTCGGTGTGGACACCCGCGCGGGCGCCGTGGCGGTCGCGAAGGAGCGGCGACTGGTGCCGTGA